From Mangifera indica cultivar Alphonso unplaced genomic scaffold, CATAS_Mindica_2.1 Un_0001, whole genome shotgun sequence, the proteins below share one genomic window:
- the LOC123205055 gene encoding uncharacterized protein LOC123205055 yields MAEAAVTAVIEVVKCLIGPIGRQFMYLYNYKTNFDNLEKKAGKLKNARDEVKTRVVAAENNVEKIKPNVKDWQGDVDSIIEETDKLIQEKSNSRCFNLISCYKNSRTAWKRMNAVTELLQEKETFAEVSLPTTHEVIRLTNKDYEEFESRRSVFNDVLKSLDDPEVGIIGVYGMGGIGKTTLVKEVGHQAKKDQILDEVVFVEVSVKTGTKKIQDELATQLGVKFYEPANQLSVKSDEPENQLGVKFDTEAERASKLYARLKNEKKVLVILDNIWERLDLEALGIPCGDDRGGCKLLLTARDLNVLWSMDSKNNLWMGVLKEEEAWSLFKKMAGDVVDQTDNLNSLPNDVCNECQGLPIVITTIARALRNMRLQSQWKDALRKLRNPSPTKFVALLEEEYKNIALSYEYLKSDEHKKTLLICSLMVNDTTISDLFKLIMGLDILEEANLTMEEARNKLESLVCELKDSCLLLDGSTREKFSMHDAVRSIAITIAYSNHHVFTERNVMAREWSNEELKKCTQISLGDCNMNSDIWPQDLDCPKLEFFSMRIKGSFEIADNFFEPMGNLKVLSLKASSLPTSLASLINLQTLCLDYGRFADIKIIGELRELKILSLRSCKIEQLAEEISKLTQLRLLDLTDCWILSVMVPNVLSSLSQLEELYMSRLYISLNLEIPKLQHLSQLTTLEIDVSDDQILPEDFFAKKLERYKISIGNGATYFGRSCTYGDRKSMFLESYSRNRPAALTMLKLNLNSFIWQEELQLLSNVEFLCLEKLQGIKNDLSELDKNGFSQLKYLSVHDNPNILCIVDSTKCISHDVFPHLGSLIIFNLINLEKICYGLPSTKSFYYLKFIEVKSCDKLENIFSFFDASRSLPQLQLIKVEDCKNLTEIFAVESKNRVDKNEVIDKIESCQLRFLTLINLPRIASFYSNANKVSTLQKTPKKLTINLESNDINSEDEEIDTVIPFFNQKVVFPYLEELELGATNFEKIWDNKLPTTSRCYQDLKKLIVDGCQKLKFVFPSSIIKSFEQLQHLEISYCKELKEIVAKEEIEGTTTFIFPRVAFLKLKKLPKLTAFYHGRHISKWPMLKELKVVNCDKLDMFTSEYKVDVPNLEILELRSVNCEILWDSQLVAISSCYQNLTRVILDGCEKLKYVFLSSMVKSFERLEHIEICNCSVLKEIISKGVEASKTFVFPRVTFLKLENLPELATFYPGVHTSEWPMLKELEVCNCDKIKIFTSEYMSFHDNNEGQHDIWEKQSLFSVEKIDLKLEKFTLSRVDDMITLLHQFPENFGRCTIEIKQDKSINISVGILQRSVKLENLTLSDCSYEEIFTSGEDEKHTKILIQIKSLELHNLSDAKHLWGKGFKLDSLLQNLEVLEVNNCHRMINVLPSSESFENLTVLDVWECYGLMNLLTPSMAKKLVQLREIKIQRCRIMTEIVSNKTGVTEEDEIVFGNLKLLSLKYLESLTCFCSGNYALKFPFLKELIVCDCPQMKTFSVGDLNTPSLQEVQRNRWDIYKWACEDDLNAIIQRWYEREINAELEELTLSGKDVALIWQDELLERQFSKVKIFKIIKDESSDIPIGILQRFNNLKELILQSSSYKEMLSCEKDEKRVSMLTQIKKLELSGLFNLEYMWKEKSHLDSILQNLEMLDVNFCHNLISIVPSSATFENLITLEVCYCDRLINLVSASTAKSLVRLEQLHLSQCKMMVEVVSSEGGTKAEEIVFDKLKLLLLDNLKSLRSFSSGNYVFKFPALEELKICKCPNLDLKTFFEGVSSELSLRKGQQKLVVKRSYLEYHPTDYSVLQNHLDPWGCEPNAYCFSAEDPRACNVM; encoded by the exons ATGGCAGAAGCTGCTGTGACTGCTGTTATAGAAGTTGTAAAGTGCTTAATTGGTCCGATCGGGCGTCAGTTTATGTACTTGTACAACTACAAAACCAACTTTGACAATCTTGAAAAAAAAGCTGGAAAGCTGAAGAATGCTAGAGATGAGGTGAAGACTAGGGTTGTTGCTGCTGAAAATAACGTGGAAAAGATCAAACCGAATGTTAAGGACTGGCAGGGCGATGTGGATTCCATCATCGAAGAAACAGACAAGTTGATTCAAGAGAAATCAAACAGCCGATGTTTCAACTTGATCTCTTGCTACAAAAATAGCAGGACAGCATGGAAAAGGATGAACGCTGTAACTGAACTTCTGCaggaaaaagaaacatttgCTGAAGTTTCTCTTCCAACCACTCACGAAGTCATTCGGCTCACTAACAAAGATTATGAGGAATTTGAATCAAGAAGGTCAGTTTTCAACGATGTGCTGAAGTCATTAGATGATCCTGAGGTTGGAATTATTGGGGTTTATGGAATGGGTGGAATTGGTAAAACCACACTGGTCAAAGAAGTTGGTCATCAAGCCAAGAAAGACCAGATCTTGGATGAGGTGGTTTTCGTAGAGGTATCTGTTAAAACAGGTACTAAAAAGATTCAAGATGAACTTGCGACTCAGTTAGGCGTGAAATTTTATGAACCTGCGAATCAATTAAGTGTGAAATCCGATGAACCTGAGAATCAGTTAGGCGTGAAATTTGATACGGAGGCTGAACGAGCGAGCAAGTTGTATGCGAGACTGAAGAATGAGAAGAAAGTgcttgtaattttagataatatatggGAAAGATTAGATTTGGAGGCTCTCGGTATTCCTTGTGGAGATGACCGTGGAGGATGTAAATTATTGCTGACAGCAAGAGATCTTAATGTATTATGGAGTATGGATTCTAAGAATAACTTATGGATGGGTGTCttaaaggaagaagaagcttgGAGCTTATTTAAGAAGATGGCAG GTGATGTGGTTGATCAAACAGATAATCTGAATTCTCTGCCGAATGATGTATGCAACGAATGTCAGGGTTTGCCAATTGTCATTACTACTATAGCAAGAGCATTAAGAAACATGAGACTTCAATCTCAATGGAAAGATGCCCTGCGTAAACTAAGGAATCCTTCTCCAACAAAGTTTGTAGCCTTGCTAgaagaagaatataaaaatatagcATTGAGTTACGAGTATCTAAAAAGTGACGAGCACAAGAAAACTTTGCTAATTTGTAGCCTAATGGTAAATGATACTACCATTTCAGACTTGTTCAAACTCATTATGGGTTTAGATATACTAGAAGAAGCTAACCTTACTATGGAAGAAGCACGAAATAAGCTAGAAAGTCTTGTCTGTGAACTCAAGGATTCTTGTTTGTTGCTTGATGGTTCAACCAGGGAAAAGTTTTCCATGCATGATGCTGTTCGTTCAATTGCCATTACAATTGCATATAGTAATCATCATGTATTTACAGAGCGAAATGTCATGGCGAGGGAATGGTCAAACGAAGAACTGAAAAAATGCACTCAAATCTCACTTGGTGATTGTAATATGAATAGTGATATTTGGCCTCAAGATTTGGATTGtccaaaacttgaatttttcagtATGAGGATAAAGGGTTCCTTTGAAATCGCTGATAATTTTTTTGAGCCGATGGGAAACCTCAAGGTTCTAAGTTTGAAGGCATCGTCCCTGCCAACATCTCTTGCTTCTCTCATAAATCTTCAAACGTTATGCTTGGATTATGGCAGATTTGCAGATATAAAAATCATTGGAGAGTTGAGAGAACTAAAGATTCTTAGCTTGCGAAGTTGTAAGATTGAACAATTGGCTGAAGAAATAAGTAAATTGACGCAATTGAGGTTATTAGATTTAACTGATTGTTGGATATTAAGCGTTATGGTACCGAATGTTTTATCAAGCTTATCCCAATTGGAAGAGTTGTATATGAGCAGACTCTATATTTCATTGAATCTTGAAATACCTAAGTTGCAACATTTGTCTCAATTGACAACTTTAGAAATAGATGTTTCAGATGATCAAATTTTGCCAGAAGACTTCTTCGCCAAAAAGTTGGAAAGGTACAAAATATCAATTGGAAATGGGGCTACTTATTTTGGTAGGTCCTGCACATATGGTGACAGGAAAAGCATGTTTCTTGAAAGCTATTCCAGAAATAGGCCTGCTGCATTAACAATGCTGAAACTAAATCTTAATTCTTTCATCTGGCAAGAGGAATTGCAGTTGTTATCGAATGTTGAATTCTTATGCTTAGAGAAATTGCAGGGTATCAAAAATGATCTCTCTGAATTAGACAAGAACGGTTTTTCTCAATTAAAATATCTCTCTGTCCATGATAATCCAAACATCTTGTGCATTGTTGACTCAACAAAGTGCATATCTCATGATGTCTTTCCACACCTGGGGTCTCTGATTATTTTCAACTTGATTAACTTGGAAAAGATATGTTATGGTCTACCCTCAACAAAGTCTTTCTACTACTTAAAATTTATAGAAGTGAAAAGCTGTGATAAGTTGGAAAATATCTTCTCATTCTTCGATGCTAGCAGAAGCCTTCCACAACTTCAATTAATTAAGGTGGaagattgcaagaatttgacTGAGATTTTTGCTGTTGAAAGTAAAAATAGAGTAGACAAGAATGAGGTAATTGATAAGATTGAATCTTGTCAATTACGCTTCTTGACTTTGATTAATCTTCCAAGGATTGCAAGTTTCTACTCAAATGCAAATAAAGTTTCAACATTGCAAAAGACACCgaaaaaattgacaattaaTTTGGAGTCCAATGATATCAATTCGGAGGATGAGGAAATTGATACTGTCATACCATTTTTTAACCAAAAG gttgtttttccttatttggAAGAATTAGAGCTTGGAGCAACTAATTTTGAGAAGATTTGGGACAACAAACTTCCAACAACCTCTCGTTGCTATCaggatttgaaaaaattgattgtgGATGGCtgtcaaaaactaaaatttgtatttccatCATCTATAATCAAAAGCTTTGAGCAGCTTCAACACCTTGAGATAAGTTATTGTAAGGAATTAAAGGAGATTGTTGCCAAAGAAGAAATAGAGGGTACTACTACATTTATCTTTCCGAGGGTAGCCTTTTTGAAACTCAAAAAATTGCCAAAGCTTACAGCTTTCTACCATGGTAGACACATTTCAAAGTGGCCCATGTTAAAGGAGTTGAAGGTGGTTAATTGTGACAAACTAGACATGTTTACTTCTGAATATAAG GTTGATGTCCCCAATTTGGAGATCTTAGAACTGCGTTCAGTCAATTGTGAAATACTCTGGGATAGTCAACTTGTGGCAATTTCTTCTTGCTATCAAAACTTGACACGCGTGATCCTAGATGGTtgtgaaaaactaaaatatgtatttttatcatCCATGGTGAAAAGCTTTGAGCGGCTTGAACACATTGAGATATGCAATTGTAGTGTTTTGAAGGAGATTATTTCAAAAGGAGTGGAAGCAAGCAAGACATTTGTATTTCCACGAGTAACCTTCCTAAAATTGGAGAATTTGCCCGAACTTGCAACTTTCTATCCTGGAGTACACACTTCTGAATGGCCTATGTTAAAGGAGTTGGAGGTGTGTAAttgtgacaaaataaaaatattcacttCAGAATATATGAGCTTCCATGATAATAATGAGGGTCAACATGATATTTGGGAGAAACAATCCCTCTTCTCGGTGGAAAAG ATTGACCTCAAATTGGAGAAATTTACCCTAAGCAGAGTGGATGACATGATAACATTGCTGCATCAGTTTCCAGAAAACTTTGGTAGATGTACAATTGAGATCAAACAGGATAAATCTATCAATATTTCAGTTGGCATCCTTCAGAGATCGGTTAAGCTGGAAAACCTCACACTGAGTGACTGTTCATATGAAGAGATATTTACAAGTGGAGAGGATGAGAAACATACAAAGAtcttgatacaaataaaaagttTGGAGTTGCATAATCTTTCTGATGCAAAGCACCTTTGGGGAAAAGGCTTCAAACTAGActctcttcttcaaaatcttgaagTTCTAGAAGTCAATAATTGTCATAGAATGATAAATGTTCTGCCATCCTCAGAATCTTTTGAGAATCTAACAGTTCTGGATGTATGGGAGTGTTATGGATTGATGAACTTACTCACACCTTCAATGGCAAAAAAATTGGTGCAgttgagagaaattaaaattcaaaggtGCAGAATAATGACAGAAATAGTATCAAATAAGACAGGTGTAacagaagaagatgaaattgtttttggcaACCTGAAGTTGTTGTCACTTAAATACTTAGAAAGTCTCACATGTTTCTGCTCTGGGAATTATGCATTGAAATTCCCATTTTTGAAAGAATTGATTGTGTGTGATTGTCCTCAGATGAAGACTTTCTCTGTAGGAGACTTAAACACACCAAGTTTACAGGAAGTTCAACGTAATAGGTGGGATATATACAAATGGGCTTGCGAGGATGACCTAAATGCAATTATACAACGATGGTACGAAAGAGAG ATTAACGCAGAGTTGGAGGAATTGACACTAAGTGGAAAAGACGTCGCACTTATATGGCAAGATGAGCTTCTAGAACGTCAGTTTTccaaagtaaaaatttttaagatcaTTAAAGATGAATCATCTGACATTCCAATTGGAATCCTTCAGAGATTTAACAATCTCAAAGAACTTATATTGCAATCGAGTTCATATAAAGAGATGCTCTCATGTGAAAAAGACGAGAAACGTGTAAGCATGCTAACACAAATAAAGAAACTAGAGCTATCTGGGCTGTTCAATTTGGAGTACATGTggaaagaaaaatctcatctggactcaattcttcaaaatcttgaaatgTTGGATGTAAATTTTTGCCACAATTTGATTAGTATAGTGCCATCTTCAGCAAcgtttgaaaatctcataactCTAGAAGTATGCTACTGTGATAGATTGATAAACTTAGTATCAGCTTCAACAGCCAAAAGTCTGGTGCGACTCGAACAACTGCATTTGTCACAATGTAAAATGATGGTAGAAGTAGTATCAAGTGAGGGGGGTACAAAAGCTGAGgaaattgtttttgacaaattaaagCTGTTGTTGcttgataatttaaaaagtcTCAGAAGCTTCAGCTCCGGGAATTATGTCTTCAAATTTCCAGCTTTGGAAGAATTGAAAATTTGCAAATGCCCCAATCTGGATTTGAAGACTTTCTTTGAAGGAGTCTCAAGTGAACTAAGTTTACGAAAAGGACAACAAAAATTAGTTGTCAAACGTAGTTATTTGGAGTATCACCCTACTGATTATAGTGTTTTGCAGAATCACCTTGATCCTTGGGGGTGTGAGCCTAATGCTTATTGTTTTTCGGCGGAGGACCCTCGTGCTTGTAACGTTATGTGA